TAGTAAAATTCATTTCATTTCGACTGTACTAGGCTGCATAAACAGTTCCGCCCCTAGGCCAGGTTCACACGGCTCCTAGGACCCGTTATCGACAATTATCCTGCTGATCCCGTGCACTCATGCAGGAAACATGTGAATGTCTTGTGTGTGATTGGTGTCACGACGTCGAATGCACGTTTGTACTCGACCGGTGGGTTGGTGCGTTCGCTCAAACGAGGCACACCCGGTAGTGTGTAGTATTTATTTGTACGAGCGGGTCTCGATGCGTCACTCATGTAGAACTTCAACCTCCGAGTGGCGCCTGTCAAACTTCTTAAGCAGCCTGTTGCCCGTCCTCCAGTCATTACCCCGTCGCTCTGGCATTAAGTGACCTTGCAAGTGATTCACCATCTCCAATTGTACAGTTCCGGGCGTAAACACGCTAGGCTCGCCACTTCCTCCTCCCCCGCAGTCGCTTCCTACTCTGGTTTTATTGGCAGTCGACCCAACAATCTCATCGTAACAATACTCCCACACACACCCACACGCCTACACTACAGCAACCGGCTCCCTCCGCGGTTGAAGAGCACATTCTTTCCGGGAAACATCCATCCGATCGATAATAGCCTGTGAAGCTATCCAACCTTACCTATGAAGACTTCTTCGGTGCTCGCTCTTGCGAGCTTCGCTGCTTTCGCTGCCGCTTCGCCCATCGCACCCACCCGCACTCAACGGATCCACAAACAGGCTCGCCAGGCCAATGGCACCACATCAGCCCCATGTGCCAGGGTATCTGAAGCCATTTATGGCGACGACTCCCACCCCTATGCACTCCAGGTCCCTGCTGGAATTGCGTGGGATTGCCTCAACGAGATCCCGTTCAATGCTTCCTCAGCAACAGAACTAGTCAAGCAGCTACGACCGTACATCAACTGGCAGAGCACACTCGATGTATTGAAGGATCCTCCAGCTGAATACCAAGAGAAGGTTCAGGCCGCTGTTGACATTCTTGGTGGCCTCGACAAGATTGACGCCGACATCAACGCTGGTAACTTTAAGAACGAGTACGATTTCGGTTTCACTCTGTACAGGCTCATTCTGTCTGCCCATGACGGCCACTTCACGTTCGTCCCCGACTCGGTTGGTAGTATCTTCACATGGGGTCGCCCTGTCCCTCTGGTCTCGGTCTCTGCCGATGGAGAGCAGCTACCTGCAGTATTTGCCTACGCTGATGTTCTTGGTATGCAATTCAAGAATATTACTTACACGCCGTCCGCCGTTGTGGAGATCGACGGCAAGGATGCTACCGAGTTTCTAGAAGAGTTCAGTCAGTTTGGCAGTCTACAGGACCGCGACGCCCTCTACAACAACGTCTTCTATTCGCTTCCGCAAGTCAGCCTCGGCACCTCAGGCGCCGCCACTGGCACCTTTAGCGGAGGCGGTCGTGGACGCTTGGTCTATCCCGGACCCACAACAACTCTAACCTTTGCCAATGGGACTAGCTACACGATGGAGAACTTTGCTCGTCCAATCATCGCTTTCCGGGGAATAACTACCGGAAAAGAGCTGGCTGAGCGGTGGATCTACTGGGGCTCCTCTGGCCAAGCCTCCGCAAAGGCGAGCACGCAGGAAGCTGCCACTGCCGCTGTTCCTGTTATTGGTAGCACTGCCCCTGGCTATCCCACTCCTATCGAAGCCGGGCCTCAAAATCTCATCAACGGTTATTATATTGACGCACCCGGTTACGAGGGTGTTGCTGTGTTGTCGGTTCCCAACTTTGTCGGGAACGGCGGCGAGGACACCGAAACAGCCTTCAAACTCACCACACAGAATTTCCTTCCCAAGGCCGCTGCAGATGGCAAGACTAAGTTGATCATTGACCTTCAGGCCAACGGTGGTGGCACTGTGCTTCAGGGCTATGACATGTTCAAGCAGCTATTCCCCGACCAGGACCCGTATGGTGCCAGCCGCTTCCGTGCCCACGAGGCCCTTGATCTCATCGGCCAAGCTACGAGCCAGTTTGCCTCCAAGTTTCCTAGGAATGAAATCTCGGAGAACTACACCATTGGCCAAGCTCAGTCCTCATACTTTGACTACAATTTCGACATGAAGGTGGATGGTACCCCTTTCTCGTCTTGGGACGAGAAGATTGGACCCCAGGAGGTGAACGGGGCGCTATACACCACACTCGTCAGGTACAACCTCACTGATCCCTACATCCCTTATATCGGTATCGATGTTAGCGGATACAACCAACCAGCGAATGTCACCCTGAAACAGCGGTTCAAGCCTGAGAACATTGTTCTATTGACAGACGGCTACTGTGCCTCTACATGCACCATTTTCGCCGAGTTCATGAAGAATCAAGTGGGCGTCAAGAGTATCGCCATGGGCGGCCGCAGCAACAAGAAGCCCATCCAGGCCATAGGCGGTGTCAAGGGCACCAACAATTACGCATTCAGCTTCATTCAACAAAATGCCCAGAAAGCCCTCGATTACGAGCCGTCACTCAACACCTCCATTCTAGCCACAGACTACGGCAATGATCTCGTCTTCTCTCGCAGCGCAGCTAGTGGCGTGAACGTGCGGGATGGACTCCGCAAGAACGACACCTCTGGCATAGCTCTGCAGTTCATCTACGAAGAAGCCGACTGCCGTCTTTACTACACTCCAGAGATGACAACCGACATCACTTCTGTATGGAAGGCAGCAGCAGACTCGCAATGGGGCAACAAGAGCAAGTGTGTCGGCACCCCCTCTTACGGTGACTCGAAGGTCTCCGCACTGAGGCTGGGGCAAGAGGTCACTACCAAGCTGAGCAGACCAGGTACATCTGCGTCTTTCTCAGAGAGCCGAATGCAGGCCTTTGAGGACAGTTTCAATCTCTTCACGGACAACAAACTTTCGGGTGACGGTTACATGCTACCGTAGTTGCGGAAACGGGGGCCTGGATGACGTGTCTCTCGACGTTATTGGATGCAAAGCGTCTGTATTGTTAATGTGTATTGTTTTTTCTTAAAGAACGCTGGCGTAGTATAGCTGGTAGCTCACGTTCCTCCCCTACGGCGGCGCAATTATACCCTGTGATCGTTTTTTTTTTCAAATCACAACTGATGTCCCGATGTTGCAATTATGTGCTTTTTCTCCACCGTATGTGATGTTTACCTTTATCACTCAGATCCTTAAATCACTGTTTCGCCTACAAGATCGACTCGGCACCAGCCACAGAGGTAAGTGTGAAAAAGGCCGGTAGAGCTCTCATCAAAATCAGGTAATTGATGGTTCTTCAGTTTGGGACGTCAAGGAACCAGCCATGGAGTTGGGTAACCAGCATTTTAGGTACTATGAGAACAGCGCCATACCGCTTTTTGCCCCCCCAAAATCGCCTTTTCCGCAGTAGAAACGTCAGCACAGACAGCACTGCTGGACGTCATGTTCTTTTGTAAAATCATAGCTATGCGGCCCTGCAGTCCGTCCCAGCATGTGTTCTCAACCTCTGTACTTTTGAATATTTCCCTGGCTTTTCCGCTCGGTTGAATTATAGTAAAGAATACGTTTTTTTCTTACACGCAGGACAACAGCAGAAAAGACATCAATTCTGTTTTCCTTGCTTTTAAAAAGTCACAAGGTATTTAGCATAGCTCTTTTTACTAACTTTAGAAGAAAAGCATCGCATCTCGCTGGGTCATTTTTAAGCGTAGAGTAGGGCCTTGGGAAACTGCGAGAAGAGAGCAGACATTTTACAAGTGCATTGTTGTTTCAGTATCTAAAAAAGGCGGGAAAAGAGAGGGAAGACATTTAAGTTGACAATGACGTTTTTGAGCAAGCCGAGAGAAAAGACAGACATAGCTCTCTGCCATGATCTTTTTAGTATAAGATAGAGGACTTGGAGAAATcggaaagaagagagaagataTTTGTATGTATTCAATGTTTTCAGTGCCTATAGAAAAGGGCGGggaaagagagaaaagatATCCCAATCCACGGTCTCGTTTTTAGCAAGTCGAGAGAAAAGACAGACATGATTCTCTGCCATGAACTTTTTAGTGTAAAATATTGGCCTTAGAGAAGTCggaaagagagagagagaagatATACGGGGAGAAGTCGCAGTATCATTTTAGTACCCACAGAAAGGGCGACAAAGGAGAGGAAAGACATTCGTCGCTCCTCTGTTCTTTTTAATCCAAGGTAGAGGCCTTAGAAGAGTCGGAAAGAGAGAAGGAGAGAAGATATAGGTAGTATCAGATATCTTCAGTACCCACAGAAAGGGCAGGAAGAAAGAGAACGGTCATCAACTCGGTGTGGTTCATTTTTAGCAACTCGAGAAGAGAGACATGCCTTGTATGTACTCCGTTTTTAATAATAAGTAAAGTACGTCCAAATTTGAGAGTAAAAGGTAGAGAATACTCAGAGAGCACATTGCTTACACTGTCCttgttgatacggctaaggtatcggaatcaccttcgttgcaacgagttggAAAATGATTAtgattgttcttgttcttctatggaggtggagggagatcggcagtaaggcagcagctagagctcggaccatacggcttagtcagccgtgtaatccaagctcgtgcatgcagcaaccagctgccttatctaccgcaggttcgattctgtcgagacgcggtgagagccttcactagtattcacggtgaatcaggcttcccgtgctctgattggccagacactgattagtcagctgctccgtgcgcgcaccatagatattctcccttctcccgtagctccaatacaacaagttgacgcacgtttctccaccttcatcagaTTCCCAACAGTCCTTTCTTTTTAAAAATAGCCCAGGAACTCATTTGGTGTAGCGCTTatctttttgagaagtattAGAAGGTAGAAAGTAGTAAAGAGAGAGGGAGAAGTAAGAAAGCAAGTTAGAAGCGACATTTGTACTTAGGGTGTGTAAAGTTACTGGAGAAGACCACACATGGACATATGACAGTATTTAGTTAGTTTACAGTACAGCGGGGAAACATCTAGATCATGTAAATGTTTTTTTCTTTTAGATTTTTGAAAGTAAAGATTGTTTTGCGGAAGAAAAGAGTAAGAGAGAGAGGTGCTCCGTAACATTTTATAGCATGCCTTATTCAAGGGAGCAGGAGAAGACGCGACAGCCAACGGACATTTGTCCATGATATGCCCTTTTTGGTGTACAAAGAAACAGAACATAGGTCCTTGTTCTTCGTCTTTAGATTTGAGCAAACAGAGTTCATTTTTAGAAGAAAAGATGAAAAGAGAGGGAAGTAGTCCGCAGGCTTTTATAGCAAGTCGTGTTTGAAAGAGTGGGCGAAAAAGAGCTAGCCAACCGACAATGTTGGGTGATACAGAGCTTTGGTGTCCAGAAGAAACAGAACATCAATGTCCAGCTTACTAGATTTTGAGTTTTTAGAAATAGAATGCATGGAATaaaaaagaagaagagaagagaggTAATCCCTAAGTTTTATACCCGTCATGGCTAGATCACCAGGACAGAGCAGGACACAGACGGACATCCATCCTATTAGCGCCTCTTTCTATGTCTAGAGCATGGAGACATAACATGGCTTTCTTTGCGTTTTATTGTTTCGACAAATAACATGATTTTTGGAAAACAAAAGAAAGGACAGGAGCCCACATCTGCGACAACAATAACTTTTTTGGTGTCCAGAGAGTGAAGACATAGAGAGGAAGGTCGTGAGAATTTAAAAATTTCTGGGAAGTAGGATTTAGGGTGTgaaggaaagaagaagaagaagaagaagaagaagaagaagaagaagaagaagaagaagaagaagaagaagaagaaggcagaGAGAAGCAGGGATTTTATATCTCGCGGGCTGTGGCTTAGCGCCATAGCCGGACAGCCAAGACATGTGTTCCGAGTGGGAATTTTGATTTGGAAAATTTGTAGTAAGGCTCATGGGTATAGTGCAAGCGACGTTTTGGAATGCATATTGCGCCTGCTGCCTCTCCTATCCCATGTCAGTATACCACGGTTCTTTGAAATGAAATGGAGCGTCATAGATTTCATGGCTCCATATTTTGAAGAAAAAGACTAAGAGCGAAGAAACACAACGGAATGTGTGGATCCATCCGGAGGACATCAAAAACAACGAGAGCTGGCAAGATGAGTATTAAAGAGAACATTCTATTATTTGTTTGGCTTTCCGAAAGCTCCCTCATCACCACTGCGAGATGAATAAGCTTGTCTATCTACCGATCCGGGATCTCAGGATTCCAACTCGCCCTATAGCTTAGGCGACAGCAGAAACCTCAGAGGGAGTAATGGTGAATATGGCACCAGCACCCAACCCGGTGTGCTCAACAGTCCTGTTACCAGTGTAGGTATACCTCACATCACCCCTACGTCCTGTTAGTCACACACTCTTCTCATACCTCGCACGAACAATTACTCACTGCGTGTATGTGTACTGCACAAGGACAGTAGCACCAACATCCCTTCCGAGGTTGATCTCCTTGGTTTGAACATCACCGGGCAGGTCTAAGCCGACCTGGCCGCAAGACTTGTAGTCCTGGACGCTGGTTCCGGAGCAGAACTTGGCGTCAAAGGACGGCTCGCCATTCGGGCCGGCAGGTGCGGAAACGTTGAGGGAGTAGTAGCAGGTTGCGGCAGTGCAGACGCTGGAGAAGTTGTCAACTGTCCAGTCCCAGGTTGCGTCGCGGGGAAGGACGGCGGCTGAGGCGCTGGCGGCGAGGAGAGCGATGGAGATCTTGGAAAGCATCTTGATGGTTTAACGGGTTGATGGATGGGGTGTTGAAAGTGTATTAGGTTGCGTTGCTAAAGTTGTGTTGGAAGCTGGTGAGTGGCTTTCTCAACTGTCCGACAGCTACCCTTTATACACTTTGCTTCTCGTACTCGCCGCTCGACGATTCAGTGTTAGAGACAAATAGTTAGGCCTCCGTTCCAAAATAGAACACGAGCTTGCCAGCCTTGCATCGCCTAGTCGTACGTAGCCATGACCACTGAGTGCCAGGTTGCATGCAGTGAAGTGGACTAGCATGCGCCTCCCCCAAAGTATCTTTATGGGGTTACGTCGATCATGACGGATGCACGGGTACGGCGGCGCCATGTCAAGTAAGGTACCACTGCCATGTATGCAGTAGTGGTTGACAATCTTCGTATAACGCTTACGAAGCGTGACAAGCCTTGGCGCTAGTGCCCAAAAGGGAAACTATGCTGGCGTCAGGGGTGGCGCCGAGTACAACACATCGTATTGATAGTGATGAGAGATTGATGCATCATCATGCTGATGGTAATGAGCCCACAGTCGCGTGTAGAATCCGCTGGAAGTCCACTGCCTCACGTGGGTCCTGGCTCACGATTGGGCCTCTTCTTACTCACAGGCGATCCGGTGTAGGCGTAACTATCAGTGACCGCTCTCATCATTCCCGGCCGTCGTGATATGCTGGGCAAATCAAAAGGACTGGCGTGACTATGTGTAGACCCAGGAAGACCCAGTCTTGATTTACTTCCCGGTGTCGCAACTGGGTCCACGGGTACTTCGGAAGGTAACGGCTCTGCAAGTGGATCAGACAAGAATATAGCCAGTAGCTTCTCGACTACGTCGCGCATTCGATCCGGCTGGACATGCAGTGGTTTCTCCGACATGTGCTTCCTCTGCAGGGAGTCAATAATTGTTCACATCATGAGTAGTATAGCTTACCATTGCCAACGTTGCACCTTTGTAGGTCTGATGATAGATCAGCTTGTATTCTTCATCTTTGGCAGCTTCTTCTGCCGCATTTTGCTCATCTAATTGCTGGTTCCCCTCGTCGCCAGCAGCCACGGATGCGCGACGGGACTTGTTCTGCTTTCGCTGCTGCAGGCCATGCATGCGCATCGCTGCCATGACCACCTTTACAAGCGCATCTTTATTACGAGATTCCGTTGTTGGCTCCTCAGGTTGTGTAGGCACAGTTGCAACCTGAGATAGGTTTGAACGCCTGTTTTGTGGTTCTGGTAGACCCTTGCGACTCAGCGGTCTGGCATCAGAGGTAACGCTCGGCGATCGGGACAGTGGCCTCGAGGTGGACCGAGAAAGAGTGCCATGTGCGGATGGCGGTCTCGAATCTGGATGCGGCGCAGTCTTGAAGTCAATGGAGAGCGACGATTTGCGGTGGTTGTAGGGTTGCTGAGACTCGTTTCCGCGAGCAGCAGCAGCCGATACTGCTCTTCCGCCCCTCCCTCTTGCCTTTTTATTGGCAATGGTAGCCTCTTCGAAGATGTCTCGCTGCTTCTTTGGCGACTTGAGTGTAGCATGAGACTCGAGTAGTGGAGGGAGGAATTGAGCGTCGGCGTCAGCGGGAACGGAATGGCTAGACTCGTGGAGGAGATGGGACGAAAGCGGTAATGCATGTACTCGCAGCTCCGGGAGTTGCTTGCCCTGGGCGTTGTCGACGAACGGGGACGACGAAGGCGGTGTCGGCAGACCAGCAGTAGCAGAAGCAGCGATGGTGCCATAGAAGAGCAGTTCCGTTACAATAGGCTTCTGATTGCTATGCTCAACATTCTCCACCTGTACTAGAACACCAATTGGCGACTGTGATTGTGTCAGATGCCACCAATCCTTCGTAGAATGGTCTTGCGCGTCTGAGAACGAGGGCTTGGCTAGTAGTATCGACTCGAACCAAGCCTGTGTAGCTTCCTCTGTCGTCCAAACATCTAGGCTGGGTCCTGCAGCGAGATATAACGGGATCTTCGCGGTATCAACTGTACAGAGGAAGTGTAAAGCGG
This sequence is a window from Pyrenophora tritici-repentis strain M4 chromosome 4, whole genome shotgun sequence. Protein-coding genes within it:
- a CDS encoding peptidase S41 family protein, which encodes MKTSSVLALASFAAFAAASPIAPTRTQRIHKQARQANGTTSAPCARVSEAIYGDDSHPYALQVPAGIAWDCLNEIPFNASSATELVKQLRPYINWQSTLDVLKDPPAEYQEKVQAAVDILGGLDKIDADINAGNFKNEYDFGFTLYRLILSAHDGHFTFVPDSVGSIFTWGRPVPLVSVSADGEQLPAVFAYADVLGMQFKNITYTPSAVVEIDGKDATEFLEEFSQFGSLQDRDALYNNVFYSLPQVSLGTSGAATGTFSGGGRGRLVYPGPTTTLTFANGTSYTMENFARPIIAFRGITTGKELAERWIYWGSSGQASAKASTQEAATAAVPVIGSTAPGYPTPIEAGPQNLINGYYIDAPGYEGVAVLSVPNFVGNGGEDTETAFKLTTQNFLPKAAADGKTKLIIDLQANGGGTVLQGYDMFKQLFPDQDPYGASRFRAHEALDLIGQATSQFASKFPRNEISENYTIGQAQSSYFDYNFDMKVDGTPFSSWDEKIGPQEVNGALYTTLVRYNLTDPYIPYIGIDVSGYNQPANVTLKQRFKPENIVLLTDGYCASTCTIFAEFMKNQVGVKSIAMGGRSNKKPIQAIGGVKGTNNYAFSFIQQNAQKALDYEPSLNTSILATDYGNDLVFSRSAASGVNVRDGLRKNDTSGIALQFIYEEADCRLYYTPEMTTDITSVWKAAADSQWGNKSKCVGTPSYGDSKVSALRLGQEVTTKLSRPGTSASFSESRMQAFEDSFNLFTDNKLSGDGYMLP
- a CDS encoding Tymo-45kd-70kd multi-domain protein — its product is MLSKISIALLAASASAAVLPRDATWDWTVDNFSSVCTAATCYYSLNVSAPAGPNGEPSFDAKFCSGTSVQDYKSCGQVGLDLPGDVQTKEINLGRDVGATVLVQYTYTQGDVRYTYTGNRTVEHTGLGAGAIFTITPSEVSAVA